The Streptomyces camelliae genome window below encodes:
- the mtrB gene encoding MtrAB system histidine kinase MtrB — protein MSGDSAASAPGRSGARPGRAVGGSGGARLRRLFEGGLLQGGVQGSPVLRLFLRWVRRPLLPVMRLWRRNIQLRVVATTLLMSLGVVLLLGFVVIGQVRNGLLDAKVRASQSQATGGFAVAKQKADEAASGTATGTNAAAGAADGTSTADGRQAQNVIPWMSDLVESLSSGGAGAFDVVTLPVGDDSGGGRSPRGSGNVNPTSSVPADLRERVNSGTTAAQSYTRIVYSNGKESQPALVIGKQVNDPNGRPYELYYLFPLTQEEKSLSLVKGTLATAGLFVVVLLGAIAWLVVRQVVTPVRMAAGIAERLSAGRLQERMKVTGEDDIARLGEAFNKMAQNLQVKIQQLEDLSRMQRRFVSDVSHELRTPLTTVRMAADVIHEAREDFDPVTARSAELLADQLDRFESLLADLLEISRFDAGAAALEAEPIDLREVVRRVVSGAEPLAERKGTHIRVLGDQQPVVAEADARRVERVLRNLVVNAVEHGEGKDVIVKLAAAGGAVAVAVRDFGVGLKPGEATRVFSRFWRADPARARTTGGTGLGLSIALEDARLHGGWLQAWGEPGGGSQFRLTLPRTADEPLRGSPIPLEPKDSRRNRGVDEAGLPRGGEEKRATVPVQPGGAQVPALPPRAPIAPRLAGVTPAADPAALPGNGNGARVVPRPAGGPRQPDDRAAAGPTAGADAARPDAAAPQDSTEPGEAFRGR, from the coding sequence GTGTCCGGGGACAGCGCCGCTTCGGCCCCCGGCCGGTCCGGGGCCCGTCCGGGGCGGGCTGTCGGCGGGAGTGGCGGTGCGCGGTTGAGGCGTCTCTTCGAGGGCGGGCTGCTCCAGGGCGGGGTCCAGGGCAGCCCGGTCCTCAGGTTGTTCCTGCGCTGGGTGCGCCGTCCGCTGCTGCCGGTGATGCGGCTGTGGCGGCGCAACATCCAGCTCCGGGTCGTCGCCACGACGCTGCTGATGTCGCTGGGTGTCGTCCTGCTGCTGGGCTTCGTCGTGATCGGGCAGGTGCGCAACGGTCTGCTGGACGCGAAGGTGAGGGCCTCGCAGAGCCAGGCCACCGGCGGGTTCGCGGTGGCCAAGCAGAAGGCGGACGAGGCGGCGAGCGGGACCGCCACGGGGACGAACGCGGCGGCCGGCGCGGCTGACGGCACCTCGACCGCGGACGGGCGGCAGGCGCAGAACGTCATCCCGTGGATGAGCGATCTCGTGGAGTCGCTGTCCAGCGGCGGCGCGGGCGCCTTCGACGTGGTCACGCTGCCTGTCGGCGACGACAGTGGCGGCGGACGCAGCCCGCGCGGCTCCGGGAACGTCAACCCGACCTCCAGCGTGCCCGCGGACCTGCGCGAGCGGGTCAACAGCGGTACGACAGCCGCGCAGAGCTACACCCGGATCGTCTACTCCAACGGCAAGGAGTCGCAGCCGGCGCTGGTCATCGGCAAGCAGGTCAACGACCCCAACGGGCGACCGTACGAGCTGTACTACCTCTTCCCGCTCACGCAGGAGGAGAAGTCCCTGAGCCTGGTCAAGGGCACGCTCGCGACCGCTGGGCTGTTCGTCGTCGTGTTGCTCGGCGCCATCGCCTGGCTGGTGGTGCGCCAGGTCGTCACGCCGGTGCGGATGGCGGCCGGGATCGCCGAGCGGTTGTCCGCCGGGCGGCTGCAGGAGCGGATGAAGGTCACCGGCGAGGACGACATCGCGCGCCTGGGCGAAGCCTTCAACAAGATGGCGCAGAACCTCCAGGTGAAGATCCAGCAGCTGGAGGACCTGTCGCGGATGCAGCGCCGGTTCGTGTCGGATGTCTCGCACGAGCTGCGCACCCCGCTGACCACGGTCCGGATGGCGGCGGACGTCATCCATGAGGCGCGCGAGGACTTCGACCCGGTGACAGCGCGGTCGGCGGAGCTGCTCGCGGACCAGCTGGACCGGTTCGAGTCGCTGCTCGCGGACCTGCTGGAGATCAGCCGTTTCGACGCGGGCGCGGCGGCGCTGGAGGCCGAGCCGATAGACCTCAGGGAGGTCGTCCGGCGTGTGGTCAGCGGTGCCGAGCCGCTCGCCGAGCGCAAGGGCACGCACATACGCGTGCTCGGCGACCAGCAGCCCGTCGTCGCCGAGGCGGATGCCCGCCGGGTGGAGCGTGTGCTGCGCAACCTCGTGGTCAACGCCGTGGAGCATGGCGAGGGCAAGGATGTCATCGTCAAGCTCGCCGCGGCGGGCGGCGCGGTCGCCGTCGCGGTGCGTGACTTCGGCGTGGGGCTCAAGCCGGGCGAGGCGACGCGCGTCTTCAGCCGATTCTGGCGGGCGGACCCGGCACGCGCCCGTACCACCGGTGGTACGGGCCTGGGGCTGTCCATCGCCCTGGAGGACGCGCGGCTGCACGGCGGCTGGCTGCAGGCCTGGGGTGAGCCGGGCGGTGGCTCGCAGTTCCGGCTGACGCTGCCGAGGACCGCCGACGAGCCGCTGCGGGGTTCGCCGATACCGCTGGAGCCCAAGGACTCGCGTCGCAACCGCGGCGTCGACGAGGCCGGCCTGCCCCGCGGGGGCGAGGAGAAGCGGGCCACCGTTCCGGTGCAGCCGGGCGGCGCCCAGGTGCCCGCGCTGCCGCCACGCGCGCCGATCGCGCCGCGGCTGGCCGGTGTCACCCCGGCCGCCGACCCGGCCGCCCTGCCCGGCAACGGCAACGGCGCGCGCGTGGTGCCCCGGCCCGCCGGCGGCCCACGGCAACCGGACGACAGGGCCGCGGCAGGCCCGACGGCCGGCGCGGACGCGGCCCGGCCGGACGCGGCGGCACCACAGGACTCGACCGAGCCAGGGGAGGCATTTCGTGGGCGCTGA
- a CDS encoding LpqB family beta-propeller domain-containing protein gives MGADRKGGARGRPGRAGAYAALGVVLLAGCASMPDNGDLRNVESTPRQDTGVRVFAMPPAEGAGPAEIMQGFLEALTSDDPDYDTARKYLTDEAARAWRPERSTTVLANGPSIEPDCRPIGKPDPTNGVTCVLAGTQVATVDSHQAYQPLGGSYSKKVHLARSAKTGQWRIDGLPDGVVMGKSDFQRNYTSVDKYYFASDTTVGATGQPVAVADPVFVRSKVDPMTQMVRSLLDGPTSWLGPVVRSSFPTGAALQKDVSGLAPDDQNKLTVPLNLKESQVAPSRCTEMATQVLFTLRNLAPTLQSVELEGVGGHRLCDLSEERAESAAWHGSAKNPEYLYFLDGKHRLVRMPTGSTGTGALPVPGAFGEGDKGLESVAVSRDEHSAAGVGDSGKSLYVTSLASGSSLGNALVTSAGATPADRLTTPSWDARGDLWVADRDQHGSRLYVVAQGSAKAQQVAVPDLAGQIKDARVAADGVRIALVVEKDGKQSLLIGRIQRDDGTGQGTSVVELRSAAPDLEQVSALSWAGDSRLLAVGREQGGVLQMRYVQVDGSTLDGPAPGALTGVKAIAASEDERVPLVAYSEDDGVVRLPSGAQWQKVDKDGTAPVYPG, from the coding sequence GTGGGCGCTGACCGCAAGGGGGGCGCCCGGGGGCGACCCGGGCGCGCGGGGGCGTACGCCGCTTTGGGGGTCGTCCTGCTGGCGGGGTGCGCCTCGATGCCCGACAACGGCGATCTGCGGAACGTGGAGTCCACCCCGCGGCAGGACACCGGGGTACGGGTGTTCGCCATGCCGCCGGCCGAGGGCGCCGGGCCGGCCGAGATCATGCAGGGCTTCCTGGAGGCACTGACCAGCGACGACCCGGACTACGACACGGCCCGCAAGTACCTGACGGACGAGGCCGCGCGCGCGTGGCGGCCCGAGCGGTCGACCACGGTCCTCGCGAACGGGCCGAGCATCGAGCCCGACTGCCGCCCGATCGGGAAGCCGGATCCGACCAACGGCGTCACCTGTGTGCTGGCGGGCACCCAGGTCGCGACCGTGGACTCGCATCAGGCCTACCAGCCCCTGGGCGGCTCCTACAGCAAGAAGGTGCACCTCGCGCGGAGCGCCAAGACCGGGCAGTGGCGCATCGACGGGCTGCCGGACGGCGTCGTCATGGGCAAGTCGGACTTCCAGCGCAACTACACGTCGGTCGACAAGTACTACTTCGCCTCCGACACGACGGTCGGGGCGACGGGACAGCCGGTGGCGGTCGCCGACCCGGTGTTCGTGCGCAGCAAGGTCGACCCGATGACGCAGATGGTCCGCTCGCTGCTGGACGGTCCCACCAGCTGGCTCGGCCCGGTCGTCAGGTCCAGTTTTCCGACCGGTGCGGCCTTGCAGAAGGACGTGTCGGGGCTGGCGCCGGACGACCAGAACAAGTTGACGGTGCCGTTGAACCTCAAGGAGTCCCAGGTCGCGCCGAGCAGGTGCACCGAGATGGCGACGCAGGTGCTGTTCACGCTGCGGAACCTGGCGCCGACGCTGCAGTCGGTCGAGCTGGAGGGCGTCGGCGGCCACCGGCTGTGCGATCTGAGCGAGGAACGCGCCGAGTCCGCCGCCTGGCACGGGTCGGCCAAGAACCCCGAGTACCTGTACTTCCTCGACGGCAAGCACCGGTTGGTGCGGATGCCGACGGGGAGCACGGGCACCGGCGCGCTGCCGGTGCCGGGTGCGTTCGGTGAGGGCGACAAGGGCCTTGAATCGGTGGCGGTGTCGCGGGACGAGCACAGCGCGGCCGGGGTCGGCGATTCCGGCAAGTCGCTGTACGTGACGTCGCTGGCATCGGGCAGTTCGCTCGGGAACGCGCTGGTGACCAGCGCGGGCGCCACCCCGGCCGACCGGCTGACGACGCCGAGCTGGGACGCCCGCGGTGACCTGTGGGTGGCCGACCGCGACCAGCACGGTTCCCGGCTGTACGTCGTGGCGCAGGGCAGCGCCAAGGCGCAGCAGGTCGCGGTCCCGGATCTGGCCGGGCAGATCAAGGACGCCCGGGTGGCGGCCGACGGGGTACGGATCGCGCTGGTCGTGGAGAAGGACGGCAAGCAGTCCCTGCTCATCGGCCGGATCCAGCGCGACGACGGCACCGGGCAGGGCACCTCGGTGGTCGAACTGCGCTCCGCCGCACCGGATCTGGAGCAGGTCAGCGCTCTGTCGTGGGCTGGTGACAGCAGGTTGCTCGCGGTCGGCAGGGAGCAGGGCGGCGTGCTGCAGATGCGGTACGTCCAGGTCGACGGCTCCACGCTCGACGGTCCGGCGCCCGGCGCGCTCACCGGCGTCAAGGCGATCGCCGCGTCCGAGGACGAGCGGGTGCCGCTGGTGGCCTACTCGGAGGACGACGGGGTCGTACGGCTGCCGTCCGGGGCGCAGTGGCAGAAGGTGGACAAGGACGGAACGGCGCCGGTCTATCCGGGCTGA
- a CDS encoding ComF family protein → MRGWWRDLTDLVLPADCAGCGAPRTVLCLRCRAALDGRGPRRVRPVPEPAGLPVVYAAAPYATEVRELLLAHKERGALPLAGALGAALAGAVRAGLGGSGAGVGVGPGAGGAEGGPGDAWDSGTVVLVPVPSARWAVRARGHDPVRRMALAAAGELRRTGTPARVAAVLRQRRPVADQAGLDARRRLENLSGALEVTAGGGRLLIDAGRIVLVDDLITTGASLAEAARALRATALSRPEEGRGVRTSVYADVTREGREERRSGTRLGDGKWVHGAPEKTVSKALGYAFRAAVVAAPRDSFEINRN, encoded by the coding sequence ATGCGGGGGTGGTGGCGAGACCTCACCGACCTGGTGCTGCCGGCCGACTGCGCGGGCTGCGGAGCGCCTCGTACGGTGCTCTGCCTGCGGTGCCGGGCCGCGCTGGACGGGCGCGGGCCGCGGCGGGTGCGGCCGGTGCCGGAGCCGGCCGGGCTGCCGGTGGTGTACGCGGCGGCTCCGTACGCGACGGAAGTACGGGAGTTGCTGCTCGCCCACAAGGAGCGGGGCGCGCTGCCCCTCGCGGGAGCGCTGGGCGCGGCCTTGGCGGGGGCCGTGCGGGCCGGACTCGGCGGGAGCGGCGCCGGGGTTGGTGTCGGTCCAGGCGCGGGAGGTGCTGAGGGCGGGCCGGGTGACGCCTGGGACAGCGGGACCGTGGTGCTCGTCCCCGTGCCCTCCGCCCGGTGGGCCGTGCGGGCGCGAGGGCACGACCCGGTGCGGCGGATGGCGCTCGCGGCGGCCGGTGAGCTGCGGCGCACCGGGACGCCGGCCCGGGTGGCGGCCGTGCTGCGCCAGCGGCGGCCGGTGGCCGACCAGGCCGGGCTCGACGCTCGACGCCGCCTGGAGAACCTCTCGGGCGCGCTGGAGGTGACGGCGGGCGGTGGCCGGCTGCTGATCGACGCCGGACGGATCGTGCTCGTCGACGACCTGATCACCACGGGCGCCAGCCTCGCCGAGGCGGCGCGGGCCCTGCGGGCGACGGCCCTGTCGCGTCCGGAGGAGGGACGCGGAGTGAGAACGTCCGTGTACGCGGACGTAACTCGGGAAGGAAGGGAAGAACGACGGAGCGGAACGCGGTTGGGCGACGGGAAGTGGGTGCATGGTGCACCGGAAAAGACGGTGTCGAAGGCCCTCGGGTACGCGTTCCGTGCGGCGGTGGTCGCCGCGCCTCGGGATTCTTTCGAAATAAACAGGAACTGA